A genomic region of Pseudoalteromonas rubra contains the following coding sequences:
- a CDS encoding DMT family transporter: protein MPVQASYILVIIIWSTTPLGIVISSAGMSPTLSVFLRMAIALVLCFIIVLIGRYRVPVSRQAWALYSYSSLGIFGGMLLSYLAAQTVPSGVISLIFGLAPVLSGLLAQRLLREASFSIVKWLGLALSMVGLYLVCMSQLNELALAPQGLIYVLGAVSCFSLSGVMIKRVQLAIHPLASTFGALLLVTPMFGLVWWFSDGQLNTQNWQLSAVLATVYLSVFGSLVGFIAYFHVLQKLKASTVALTTLITPGFAMLLGAWINNEQITLTLLIGASVIMVSLAVFQFGDSGWASLTNKLRRQLL, encoded by the coding sequence ATGCCAGTTCAGGCATCTTACATTTTGGTTATCATCATCTGGTCCACGACGCCGTTGGGCATTGTGATCAGCAGCGCGGGTATGTCACCAACGCTGAGTGTTTTCTTGCGCATGGCCATCGCCCTGGTGTTGTGTTTTATCATCGTGTTGATTGGTCGTTACCGGGTTCCCGTTTCCAGGCAGGCCTGGGCGTTATATAGCTATTCAAGCTTGGGTATTTTTGGCGGTATGTTATTGAGTTACCTCGCCGCACAAACCGTACCATCGGGTGTGATCTCTCTGATATTTGGCCTTGCACCTGTGCTATCCGGGTTGCTGGCACAGCGGCTACTGAGAGAAGCCAGTTTTAGTATTGTGAAGTGGCTTGGGTTAGCTTTGTCTATGGTTGGTTTGTATCTTGTTTGTATGTCACAACTCAATGAGTTGGCCCTGGCACCCCAAGGCTTGATATATGTGCTTGGGGCCGTGAGCTGTTTTAGTCTCAGTGGTGTGATGATAAAACGCGTGCAACTGGCGATCCATCCACTGGCTTCTACCTTTGGCGCATTATTACTGGTAACACCTATGTTTGGTTTGGTGTGGTGGTTCAGCGATGGTCAATTGAATACGCAGAACTGGCAACTTAGCGCCGTTTTGGCCACTGTGTATCTGAGTGTCTTTGGCTCTTTGGTTGGGTTTATCGCTTATTTTCACGTGTTGCAGAAACTTAAGGCCAGCACGGTTGCTTTAACCACTTTGATCACGCCGGGATTTGCCATGCTGTTAGGTGCCTGGATCAACAATGAACAGATCACACTGACTTTACTGATTGGGGCGTCCGTGATTATGGTAAGTCTGGCAGTGTTTCAGTTTGGTGATAGCGGTTGGGCAAGTCTGACGAATAAGCTGAGAAGGCAATTGTTATAA
- a CDS encoding DUF6041 domain-containing protein, which produces MLVQRIFAVLYMLAGLAKAFPQLENVPDILRQAAAANQGTWYAGLSNLLAQHGEITNVVVAVVLFGSGLVLWLNPRWTRFVIYGQLAMMAVFITILHRSQPQVIPLDAIFIIAALAMLRQQFRRTGSKRVFASQDFAKPKAQAKSPDKPKLADEYDVIIIGAGVSGLTAASEFTKERILVLEKSPTFGGNARCNNHRSLSHPIAGVCFQQPVPGSDMDQLLTKLGLQNKFKSNAEDTLVFFDTILLLKCLNEITLGFIKFPSYLLKPSVWGLTGQLLLNALIGKPYVVAAKQLGDPIFADLYQFLDGFAATTDRFPQVPWHEQSGWSKEEMVQLDNLSLYSYLFEPEKTASFPAHLQPPRKLGKLVENAVTTTLRVECLDIHEVSAYVGLHFLVGYLRGNLVTLPGGNGHVSEALVAHLSKQSNITLLSDVELTNLDNTEASVQLTAKVQHHNISVKAKKLIWAAPKHHVTDWLPTLPETQVKAIKAIRHEDYYLANALLSRPVLSHSFGGYLIEPERPTQPYAWCKTGTCLVANWMDSDSRSEGGVLTLLKPTTRKERQGRTAENDFTGLQQQTYREVSLMLNNIGVDPRIVEDVQIWYWPDALITSVIGQQASGLFQSASQPHFSVHFANQDSVGIGNLESAIFAGKQAATQIKRALQHTDTSAMSRNKETVS; this is translated from the coding sequence ATGCTAGTTCAACGGATCTTTGCAGTACTCTATATGCTGGCCGGACTGGCCAAAGCATTTCCACAATTAGAAAATGTCCCCGACATTCTGCGTCAGGCAGCCGCAGCTAACCAGGGCACCTGGTACGCAGGACTCAGCAATCTGCTCGCGCAGCATGGCGAAATCACCAATGTCGTTGTTGCAGTTGTATTATTTGGTTCAGGTCTGGTTTTATGGCTCAACCCTCGCTGGACGCGCTTTGTTATCTACGGCCAGCTTGCCATGATGGCAGTCTTCATCACCATACTACACCGCTCTCAGCCACAAGTGATCCCGCTGGATGCCATTTTTATCATTGCTGCACTGGCGATGTTACGTCAGCAATTTCGCCGTACGGGTTCTAAACGTGTATTTGCCAGCCAGGATTTTGCCAAACCCAAAGCACAAGCAAAGTCACCCGACAAACCTAAGCTGGCAGATGAGTATGACGTGATCATCATAGGTGCGGGTGTCTCAGGCCTGACCGCTGCCAGCGAATTTACCAAAGAGCGTATACTGGTACTGGAAAAAAGCCCCACCTTCGGCGGCAATGCGCGCTGTAACAATCATCGCTCACTCTCTCATCCGATTGCCGGGGTGTGTTTCCAACAACCCGTGCCTGGATCGGATATGGATCAATTACTGACTAAACTGGGCCTGCAAAATAAATTTAAAAGCAATGCTGAAGATACCTTAGTTTTCTTCGATACGATTCTACTGCTCAAGTGCCTCAATGAGATCACTTTAGGCTTTATAAAATTTCCCAGCTATTTGCTCAAGCCATCCGTGTGGGGGTTAACAGGCCAGCTGCTGCTGAACGCCTTAATTGGCAAGCCTTATGTTGTCGCCGCCAAGCAACTGGGCGATCCTATTTTCGCCGATCTGTATCAGTTTCTTGACGGGTTTGCCGCCACGACGGATCGCTTCCCACAGGTGCCCTGGCATGAACAAAGTGGCTGGAGCAAAGAAGAAATGGTGCAGCTGGACAACCTGTCTTTATACAGTTACCTGTTCGAGCCAGAAAAAACCGCGTCATTCCCAGCGCATTTACAACCGCCTCGCAAACTCGGCAAGCTGGTTGAAAATGCGGTAACCACCACGCTCAGAGTGGAGTGTCTGGATATCCATGAAGTTTCGGCCTACGTAGGCCTTCACTTTCTCGTTGGTTACCTGCGCGGCAATTTAGTCACCCTGCCAGGCGGCAATGGTCATGTCAGTGAAGCATTAGTTGCCCACCTGAGCAAACAATCCAATATCACACTGCTTAGCGATGTAGAGCTGACCAACCTGGACAATACCGAAGCGAGCGTACAACTGACCGCAAAAGTACAACACCATAATATTTCGGTCAAAGCCAAAAAGCTGATTTGGGCCGCGCCCAAGCATCATGTGACAGACTGGCTCCCAACGCTCCCGGAAACCCAGGTCAAGGCCATCAAAGCCATCCGTCACGAAGATTATTATCTCGCCAATGCACTGTTATCACGCCCGGTGCTGAGCCATTCCTTTGGCGGTTACCTGATTGAACCTGAGCGCCCAACCCAACCGTACGCCTGGTGCAAAACAGGCACCTGTCTGGTCGCTAACTGGATGGACAGCGATAGCCGCAGTGAAGGCGGTGTGCTGACCTTACTCAAACCAACCACACGCAAGGAACGTCAAGGGCGCACAGCAGAAAACGACTTTACAGGATTGCAGCAGCAGACATACCGCGAAGTCTCACTGATGTTAAACAATATCGGTGTTGACCCACGCATAGTCGAAGACGTTCAGATCTGGTACTGGCCTGACGCCTTGATCACTTCAGTCATTGGACAACAGGCCAGCGGTCTGTTTCAAAGTGCCTCACAGCCGCATTTTAGCGTGCACTTTGCCAACCAGGACAGCGTTGGGATCGGTAACCTTGAAAGTGCCATCTTTGCTGGCAAACAGGCTGCGACACAAATTAAACGCGCATTACAACATACGGATACAAGCGCCATGTCGCGCAATAAGGAGACGGTATCATGA
- a CDS encoding PAS domain-containing hybrid sensor histidine kinase/response regulator, producing the protein MDIQSLDLAILTVNSQWQVIEFNQATETLLQLSNHKTQPVCFFDLCQIAEPGEADSDFLSQAAGSSALAILPSGVRLNIIVSNHLRAETCLIINPISHHHLPHLGELAELALQCGDIGVWQVDTTFERPYFSQTFCTLLHSPSLTDWHDFTNLIYEDDRPLALSFIEEHIQSNVRLKFEFRVLIDAVPHWFELSGDQRHGCGDHLSLFGTLRECTQEKQMLIHLNSAHESRRIALEAGKVGTWSVIRKNAQWYWDWDPQTSSIFDLAAQDTGRYEKWLERIHPQDRERVSNGLKEALESGNDFEQVFRATLPSNEELHIFAKGVVAQDDYGNNYRLDGVCVDQSEVYRANMELSKLNAELETRVKARTSDLKCAVTKAERASRAKSDFLAMMSHELRTPMNAIIGSLELLSLQKHDPEEMELLETASVSAKNLVDILNDILDINKIEAGKLELEFREFDISKTLHNVLLTFASNAEKRHVSLKVVESQQLPTMLYCDENRIRQVLFNLLSNAIKFSGPPAKGSGNVVIEVDWQIQSHSQGELCILVKDNGIGIDEKTQRKLFHPFTQADKSTTRVYGGTGLGLAISRQIINLMGGRIGLKSKVDRGSIFRVSIPIHRFSHHCDTALFQDIYITPAHLNPPESYPYSVLEGLAVHLHQVDLEQLPPPDSDKALICCFILSEQDLVQLGDYQETLKTHRVLICHQSSFTEQLKNLLPDATFLNIDLTTRYGITRQAMHLLTYTADQQAISNVPLPAVPGSTHAGTDEPGTVRDLRPGILLVEDNTFNQNLMVKQLAKLGYTCTLAENGQEGFESWRQEEFKLILTDCHMPVVDGYEMAKRIRQTEKQLALKAIPIVAVTGAAIKNELENCHLYGINDCIGKPVQLERFKTVIEKWYGK; encoded by the coding sequence ATGGATATCCAGAGTTTGGATCTCGCGATACTTACCGTAAACAGTCAATGGCAAGTAATTGAATTCAACCAGGCTACAGAGACACTCCTGCAGTTGAGCAATCACAAAACGCAACCTGTTTGCTTTTTTGATCTGTGCCAAATTGCAGAACCTGGCGAAGCGGACAGTGACTTTCTCAGCCAGGCAGCGGGCAGCTCGGCGCTCGCCATCTTACCCTCAGGCGTGCGACTCAATATTATTGTCAGTAACCACCTCCGCGCTGAGACCTGCCTGATCATTAATCCAATTAGCCATCACCACCTGCCACATCTCGGTGAGCTGGCTGAACTGGCGCTACAATGTGGTGACATAGGTGTGTGGCAGGTTGATACCACCTTTGAACGCCCTTACTTTTCTCAGACTTTTTGTACACTTCTGCACAGCCCATCATTAACCGACTGGCATGATTTTACCAATTTAATTTATGAAGATGACCGTCCACTGGCACTGAGTTTCATTGAGGAACATATTCAGTCTAACGTCCGGCTAAAATTTGAATTTCGTGTATTAATAGACGCTGTACCACACTGGTTTGAACTCAGTGGCGATCAGCGCCACGGCTGCGGTGATCATCTGAGCTTGTTTGGTACCTTGCGTGAATGCACCCAGGAAAAACAAATGCTCATCCACCTCAACAGTGCCCATGAAAGTCGACGTATAGCTCTGGAAGCTGGCAAAGTCGGTACCTGGAGTGTGATCAGAAAAAACGCTCAATGGTATTGGGACTGGGACCCGCAAACCAGTTCCATCTTTGATTTGGCAGCACAAGATACCGGACGCTATGAAAAGTGGCTTGAACGTATTCACCCGCAAGACCGTGAACGTGTCTCAAATGGACTCAAAGAAGCCCTTGAAAGCGGCAATGATTTTGAACAGGTATTTCGGGCTACCCTGCCTAGTAACGAGGAGTTGCACATATTCGCCAAAGGCGTGGTTGCTCAGGATGATTATGGCAACAATTATCGCCTTGATGGTGTTTGTGTCGATCAATCCGAAGTGTATCGTGCCAACATGGAGCTTTCCAAATTAAATGCCGAGCTTGAAACACGCGTCAAAGCCCGCACATCAGATCTGAAATGTGCTGTTACTAAAGCTGAGCGCGCAAGTCGCGCAAAATCTGACTTTTTAGCGATGATGAGCCATGAGCTGAGAACACCGATGAATGCCATTATCGGCTCACTAGAGCTGCTCTCACTGCAAAAGCATGATCCTGAAGAGATGGAGCTGCTCGAAACCGCATCCGTCTCCGCTAAGAATCTGGTCGACATTCTGAATGATATTCTGGATATCAACAAGATAGAAGCAGGCAAGTTAGAGTTAGAGTTTAGGGAATTTGATATTTCAAAAACGCTGCATAATGTACTGCTGACCTTTGCCTCCAATGCCGAAAAGCGCCATGTCAGTCTCAAGGTCGTTGAGTCACAGCAGCTGCCCACGATGCTTTACTGCGACGAAAACCGGATCCGTCAGGTACTCTTCAACCTCCTCAGCAATGCCATTAAGTTCAGTGGTCCCCCAGCCAAAGGCAGCGGTAATGTCGTCATTGAAGTGGATTGGCAGATCCAAAGTCACAGTCAGGGCGAGCTCTGTATTTTAGTGAAAGACAATGGTATCGGTATTGATGAAAAGACCCAGAGAAAGCTCTTTCACCCCTTTACCCAGGCCGATAAATCAACCACCCGGGTGTATGGTGGAACGGGCCTGGGGCTGGCCATTTCGCGGCAAATCATTAACCTGATGGGCGGACGCATAGGACTAAAAAGTAAAGTGGATCGCGGCAGTATTTTCAGAGTCAGTATTCCGATCCACCGATTCTCACATCACTGCGACACAGCTTTATTCCAGGACATTTATATCACGCCCGCTCACCTTAATCCGCCAGAGTCATATCCATATTCAGTACTGGAAGGGTTAGCAGTACACCTGCACCAGGTGGACTTAGAACAACTGCCTCCGCCTGATTCGGACAAGGCATTAATATGCTGCTTTATTCTTTCAGAACAGGACCTTGTGCAATTAGGTGACTACCAGGAAACACTTAAAACACACAGGGTATTAATCTGCCACCAAAGTAGTTTTACCGAACAACTGAAAAACTTGCTACCAGATGCAACGTTTCTGAATATTGATCTGACAACCCGCTATGGCATCACGCGTCAGGCGATGCATCTACTTACTTATACAGCAGATCAACAAGCTATTTCGAATGTTCCCCTGCCAGCGGTTCCCGGCAGCACACATGCAGGTACTGACGAACCGGGTACGGTAAGGGACCTTCGTCCGGGTATTCTGCTGGTTGAAGACAACACTTTTAATCAAAACTTAATGGTCAAACAGCTGGCGAAGTTAGGCTACACCTGCACACTCGCAGAAAACGGCCAAGAGGGGTTTGAAAGCTGGCGTCAGGAAGAGTTCAAATTGATCCTCACCGATTGCCACATGCCGGTTGTTGACGGGTATGAGATGGCGAAGCGTATTCGCCAGACCGAAAAGCAGCTGGCGCTCAAGGCCATTCCAATTGTGGCAGTGACTGGCGCAGCGATTAAAAATGAATTAGAAAACTGCCACTTGTACGGCATTAATGATTGCATTGGCAAGCCCGTTCAGCTCGAACGTTTTAAAACCGTCATAGAGAAATGGTATGGAAAGTAA
- a CDS encoding response regulator, translating to MHKGEVDYGERHPKVIMICDDAHEMVGVCKVISSQVTALRTLEGTHDAHKVIQAGKPPVLIFAMLHVKASIESYSALARRGVLDYPHKSILLCENKESGVAFRCCIKDIFNDYFVFKPMYENYRLRMILHNILQQAEDTQQITELKEEHFGRIDNGLKQLIDQAANYRVNTEQSFLQARASLNEAQEDDEIKAQMLQQLKEKHVLPLLDMLQQQLIKDIQQITQQLNDSHFTLNELVDMFNGSQASVFSSVLDHGGAHKEALEHAERARVEHEPESHEHEVHESGAQPHGSEDHHGDHSDHGHGFDAAHAFDAAQVSEPVMPRDKRIMIVEDNEIYREMISGILREQGFSVDGMENGLAAIKELRKHRYDMIFMDLFMPGLDGYNTTKNVRAIEHCRGIPIVALTSNRNKDLIRKWASLGLGGYIVKPSTKRSILDAVNKLLGTECA from the coding sequence ATGCATAAAGGTGAGGTGGATTATGGAGAGCGACATCCAAAAGTAATCATGATTTGTGATGATGCGCACGAAATGGTGGGTGTTTGCAAAGTTATCAGTTCTCAGGTTACGGCGCTCAGAACGTTAGAGGGCACACACGATGCTCATAAAGTGATCCAAGCGGGCAAACCGCCTGTGCTTATTTTTGCTATGCTGCATGTTAAGGCGAGCATTGAGTCATACAGTGCTTTGGCGCGCAGGGGCGTGCTAGATTATCCGCATAAGAGTATTTTGTTATGCGAAAATAAAGAATCGGGGGTTGCCTTTCGGTGCTGTATCAAAGACATATTTAATGACTACTTTGTCTTTAAACCTATGTATGAAAATTATCGGCTCAGGATGATCTTACATAATATCTTGCAGCAAGCGGAAGACACTCAGCAGATTACTGAACTAAAAGAAGAGCACTTTGGCCGAATAGATAACGGGCTGAAACAATTGATTGATCAGGCGGCTAACTATCGGGTTAACACTGAGCAGTCTTTCCTGCAAGCCAGAGCATCATTAAACGAAGCGCAAGAAGACGACGAAATAAAAGCGCAAATGTTACAGCAGCTAAAAGAAAAACATGTCTTGCCTTTACTGGACATGTTGCAGCAGCAGTTGATCAAAGACATCCAACAGATCACGCAGCAACTTAATGACAGTCACTTTACCCTCAATGAGCTTGTCGACATGTTCAATGGCTCACAGGCATCGGTATTTTCGTCGGTTCTGGACCATGGTGGTGCGCACAAAGAAGCGCTAGAACATGCTGAGCGGGCCCGTGTTGAGCATGAGCCAGAGTCACATGAGCATGAGGTACATGAATCCGGTGCACAGCCTCATGGTTCTGAGGATCATCATGGCGACCACTCAGATCATGGTCATGGCTTTGATGCTGCGCATGCCTTCGATGCTGCGCAGGTGTCTGAGCCTGTGATGCCCAGAGATAAACGGATCATGATAGTTGAAGACAATGAAATCTATCGCGAGATGATCTCAGGCATACTGCGTGAACAGGGGTTTTCGGTCGATGGCATGGAAAACGGACTGGCCGCAATCAAAGAGCTGAGAAAGCATCGCTATGATATGATTTTCATGGACTTATTTATGCCGGGCCTGGATGGCTACAATACCACAAAAAATGTCCGGGCTATTGAACATTGCCGTGGCATACCCATTGTGGCGCTCACCAGTAACCGTAACAAAGACCTGATCCGGAAATGGGCTTCGCTGGGTCTCGGTGGCTATATTGTGAAGCCATCAACCAAGCGCAGTATTCTGGATGCGGTAAACAAGCTGTTAGGCACGGAATGTGCCTGA
- a CDS encoding acyl-CoA dehydrogenase family protein: MDFKLSDYQTELYDSSLRFASEVLDKDAHQRQRNHHFAPELWQQAAQFGFTGLAVDEAYGGADLGALNTMLMVEALGKGSRDLGLSFSLCAHLFACVMPLARFASDQLKQDFLEPLVAGKLIAANAATEPGAGSDIYSMKTTAVKEAGGYRLNGQKTYITNAPVADVFVAYARTNPDHGFMGVSAFIIPKDTAGLSTGASQSKDCLASCPMGDVFFDNVFVSESQRIGFEGAGGAIFHDSMIWEKGCLFALFVGALDRLLESTLSYATERKQFGKKIGHFQSVSNRIIDIKLRLEQCRLMLYRAGWKYDQGQDAEIDIAMSKLLISDYAVQSSLDAIATFGGAAIDADMGVVQVLLDTLPSRIFSGTNDIQREIIARKLGLRGA, from the coding sequence ATGGATTTTAAGCTTTCCGACTATCAAACCGAGTTATACGATTCCTCGCTTCGCTTTGCTTCTGAGGTGCTCGACAAGGATGCACATCAGCGCCAGCGCAATCATCACTTCGCACCTGAGCTTTGGCAGCAGGCTGCTCAGTTTGGCTTCACCGGGCTGGCAGTAGACGAAGCCTATGGCGGTGCAGATCTGGGGGCACTCAACACCATGTTAATGGTGGAGGCGCTGGGCAAAGGCAGCCGCGATCTCGGTTTGTCATTCTCGCTGTGCGCTCATCTGTTTGCCTGCGTGATGCCCCTCGCACGTTTCGCAAGTGACCAATTAAAGCAGGACTTTCTTGAACCGCTGGTTGCAGGAAAATTAATTGCAGCCAATGCGGCAACCGAGCCAGGGGCAGGTTCAGATATCTACAGTATGAAAACAACCGCCGTTAAAGAAGCGGGTGGTTACCGGCTTAATGGTCAGAAAACCTACATCACCAATGCGCCCGTTGCCGACGTATTCGTGGCCTATGCACGAACCAACCCTGACCACGGCTTTATGGGGGTTTCCGCTTTCATCATTCCCAAAGACACGGCTGGTCTGTCAACCGGTGCCAGTCAATCCAAAGACTGTCTCGCCAGCTGCCCGATGGGGGACGTGTTTTTTGACAATGTGTTTGTCAGCGAATCACAGCGCATCGGCTTTGAAGGGGCCGGCGGTGCTATCTTTCATGACTCAATGATCTGGGAAAAAGGCTGTCTGTTTGCCCTGTTTGTCGGTGCCCTGGACAGGTTACTTGAGAGCACACTGAGCTATGCCACTGAACGCAAACAGTTTGGTAAAAAAATCGGTCATTTTCAGTCCGTGTCTAACCGCATTATTGACATCAAACTGCGCCTAGAGCAGTGTCGCTTGATGCTCTATCGCGCTGGCTGGAAATACGACCAGGGACAAGATGCTGAGATTGACATTGCTATGAGCAAGCTGTTGATTTCGGATTACGCCGTCCAGTCTTCACTGGATGCCATTGCCACTTTTGGTGGCGCTGCAATCGATGCTGATATGGGAGTTGTCCAGGTACTCCTGGATACGTTGCCCAGCCGCATTTTCTCCGGCACCAATGATATTCAACGCGAGATCATCGCCCGAAAACTTGGCTTAAGAGGAGCCTGA
- a CDS encoding Hpt domain-containing protein, translating to MESNNAQLTRLNQQTLIDLIGEDLPTIAKFQRDFVTQAESSCKLFLSAYSNAAYPELKEHAHFLKTSARAIGAERCSEYLAQLEEAALSADRQHCRSLLINIAQEVKALNALIN from the coding sequence ATGGAAAGTAACAACGCACAGCTAACCAGACTGAATCAACAAACGCTGATAGATTTGATTGGCGAAGACTTGCCCACCATAGCAAAATTTCAGCGCGACTTTGTCACTCAGGCCGAGTCCAGTTGCAAGCTATTCTTAAGCGCCTACAGCAACGCAGCTTATCCAGAGCTAAAGGAACATGCGCATTTTCTTAAAACATCTGCCCGGGCCATAGGCGCAGAGCGGTGCAGTGAATACCTGGCTCAGCTCGAAGAGGCAGCCCTGTCAGCCGACCGTCAACATTGTCGCTCGCTGTTGATCAATATAGCGCAGGAAGTCAAAGCCCTTAACGCGTTGATTAATTAA
- a CDS encoding winged helix-turn-helix domain-containing protein yields the protein MKLTFQDFEFDCQNLALSKQGRKISIKEKPAMLLGLFLSDPQKIYSKAEILEHVWPGRTVTEQVVFQNIGHLRALFGDDAIKTFSKKGYQWQLPVQPSEPVEAQPEAEQQQVQPVTAPNVTSTEQGSEEAQSLPWKWLAPLAALIIGAGVVALMV from the coding sequence ATGAAGTTAACATTCCAAGATTTCGAGTTTGACTGCCAGAATCTGGCATTGTCAAAACAAGGTCGAAAAATAAGTATCAAAGAAAAGCCAGCCATGTTGCTGGGGCTGTTTTTGTCTGATCCACAGAAGATCTATAGTAAAGCTGAGATCCTAGAGCATGTATGGCCAGGCAGAACAGTCACTGAGCAAGTGGTATTTCAGAATATTGGCCACTTGCGGGCGCTGTTTGGTGATGATGCGATTAAGACTTTCTCCAAGAAAGGTTATCAGTGGCAACTGCCAGTACAGCCATCCGAGCCCGTTGAAGCCCAACCCGAGGCAGAGCAACAACAAGTTCAACCTGTTACTGCACCGAACGTGACAAGCACTGAACAGGGTTCAGAAGAAGCGCAGAGCTTGCCCTGGAAATGGTTGGCGCCTTTGGCTGCTTTGATTATCGGTGCCGGTGTCGTTGCTTTGATGGTTTAA
- a CDS encoding MATE family efflux transporter has protein sequence MKDLTQGKIVTHLITMAVPMAIGMFIQMLYFLVDLYFVGALGATALAGVSNAGSVFFFIMALTQVLNIGCGTLVAHAVGRKDRAEANALFHQSMLIAAFCTAAFAVLGYVFGHLFFEFMTPDAATRQAATDYFYWFLPALLLQFGLTVMAAALRGAGVVKPVMLISMLAVVLNIILSPILISGWGTGNALGVTGAGLASSLSALGAMVMTLWYFIRKVDYLSLPNRALLPDRKRILQVINLGLPSGGEFLLTFMYMSVIYWALSQFAASAQAGFGLGVRIMQVLFLPVMAVAFAAPAIAAQNYAAGKYDRVQQTYRYTSLLTCALMAILTLGCLINASWFFAPFSDEPQVILVAATFLGYVCFNFVPAGYTFTASGMFQALGNTWPALYSTASRFVLFAVPVVWLAGQQDFEIEQIWVFSVSTVYCQAVISYWLLRREMHKKLALSEAEIMPPPVRS, from the coding sequence ATGAAGGATCTGACTCAGGGGAAAATCGTTACACACCTTATTACTATGGCCGTTCCGATGGCGATTGGCATGTTTATCCAGATGCTGTATTTTTTGGTAGATCTGTATTTTGTTGGTGCGCTGGGGGCAACGGCGCTGGCAGGCGTGAGTAATGCGGGCAGTGTGTTCTTTTTTATTATGGCCCTGACTCAGGTTTTAAATATTGGCTGTGGTACTTTAGTGGCCCATGCGGTTGGCAGAAAGGATCGCGCGGAGGCCAACGCTTTATTCCATCAGAGTATGTTGATTGCCGCGTTTTGCACTGCGGCGTTTGCCGTACTTGGCTATGTATTTGGGCATCTGTTTTTTGAGTTCATGACGCCTGATGCCGCGACTCGCCAAGCCGCAACAGACTATTTTTACTGGTTTCTGCCCGCTCTATTACTACAGTTTGGGCTCACCGTTATGGCGGCGGCACTGCGCGGAGCGGGTGTTGTTAAGCCCGTTATGCTGATTTCGATGTTGGCGGTGGTCCTGAATATTATTTTGTCGCCCATTTTGATATCCGGCTGGGGCACCGGCAATGCCCTGGGCGTGACAGGGGCTGGGTTAGCCAGCTCTCTGTCTGCGCTCGGTGCTATGGTGATGACGCTGTGGTACTTCATCAGAAAAGTCGATTATCTGTCTTTGCCGAATAGGGCGCTGCTCCCCGATCGTAAGCGGATCCTCCAGGTTATTAATCTGGGCTTACCGTCAGGTGGTGAGTTTTTACTTACTTTTATGTACATGTCAGTGATTTACTGGGCGCTTAGTCAGTTTGCTGCAAGTGCACAGGCTGGGTTTGGATTGGGTGTCCGGATCATGCAAGTGCTTTTCTTACCCGTTATGGCCGTTGCATTTGCTGCTCCTGCAATCGCAGCCCAAAACTATGCTGCTGGTAAATATGACCGGGTACAGCAAACCTACCGCTATACCAGTTTACTGACCTGTGCGCTGATGGCCATACTTACCCTGGGCTGTCTGATTAATGCAAGCTGGTTTTTTGCTCCATTTAGCGATGAGCCTCAGGTCATTTTGGTTGCCGCGACGTTTTTAGGATATGTCTGTTTTAATTTTGTCCCTGCGGGTTACACCTTTACGGCCTCAGGTATGTTTCAGGCGTTGGGTAATACCTGGCCGGCGTTATACAGTACCGCCAGTCGGTTTGTGCTGTTTGCAGTGCCAGTTGTCTGGCTGGCAGGGCAGCAAGACTTTGAAATCGAGCAGATCTGGGTATTTTCTGTTTCGACTGTGTATTGTCAGGCTGTGATCAGCTATTGGCTGTTGCGTCGAGAAATGCATAAAAAACTGGCGCTAAGCGAAGCCGAAATAATGCCACCGCCTGTGCGCAGTTAA